The Brassica napus cultivar Da-Ae unplaced genomic scaffold, Da-Ae ScsIHWf_2718;HRSCAF=3482, whole genome shotgun sequence genome has a segment encoding these proteins:
- the LOC125602014 gene encoding photosystem II 10 kDa polypeptide, chloroplastic-like → MAASVMLSSVTLKPAGFTVEKMSARGLPSLTRTSFKIVASGVKKIKTDKPFGVNGSMDLRDGVDASGRKGKGYGVYKFVDKYGANVDGYSPIYNEEEWSPGGDVYKGGVTGLAIWAVTLAGILAGGALLVYNTSALAQ, encoded by the exons ATGGCTGCTTCAGTGATGCTATCATCGGTGACGTTGAAACCGGCGGGTTTCACGGTGGAGAAGATGTCAGCGAGAGGATTGCCGTCGCTCACAAGAACTTCATTCAAAATCGTCGCGAGCGGTGTCAAGAAGATCAAGACCGACAAGCCCTTTG GAGTTAACGGCAGCATGGACTTGAGGGACGGCGTCGACGCCTCCGGCAGAAAGGGCAAG GGATACGGTGTTTACAAGTTCGTTGACAAGTATGGAGCTAACGTCGATGGATACAg TCCTATCTACAACGAGGAGGAGTGGTCACCAGGTGGTGATGTGTACAAGGGAGGAGTCACTGGATTGGCTATTTGGGCGGTAACACTCGCCGGAATTCTCGCCGGAGGAGCTCTTCTTGTGTACAATACAAGTGCTTTGGCTCAgtaa
- the LOC106381533 gene encoding DNA repair protein recA homolog 1, chloroplastic: MDSSCLLLLSLKVNPFFSPLNPLKACSNSHPLRVSSYYSRRRFYSPVTVNAAKKTSQSIPSEFDDRINDSFSPDSDSRFLDRQKALEAAMNDINGSFGKGSVTRLGSAGGALVETFPSGVLTLDLALGGGLPKGRVVEIYGPESSGKTTLALHAIAEVQKLGGNAMLVDAEHAFDPSYSKALGVDVENLIVCQPDNGEMALEIADRMCRSGAVDLICVDSVSALTPRAEIEGEIGMQQMGLQARLMSQALRKMSGNASKAGCTLIFLNQIRYKIGVYYGNPEVTSGGIALKFFASVRLEIRSAGKIKSSKGDEDIGLRARVRVQKSKVSRPYKQAEFEIMFGEGVSKLGCVLDCAEIMEVVVKKGSWYSYEDQRLGQGREKALQHLRENPSLQDEIEKRVRLLMLDGEVHRSSPLFSSSSLSSVSRDEEEEEDALDEFQ; encoded by the exons ATGGATTCTTCATGCCTTCTTTTGTTGTCTCTAAAGGTAAATCCTTTCTTCAGTCCTCTAAATCCTCTCAAAGCATGTTCCAATTCTCATCCGCTCCGTGTCTCCTCTTACTACTCCCGCCGCCGCTTCTACTCTCCGGTCACCGTTAACGCCGCCAAGAAAACCTCACAGAGCATTCCTTCAGAATTCGATGACAGAATCAACGACTCTTTCTCTCCTGACTCCGATTCACGCTTCCTCGACCGT CAAAAGGCTTTAGAGGCGGCTATGAATGACATTAACGGTTCTTTTGGTAAAGGAAGTGTAACAAGGTTGGGGAGTGCTGGTGGAGCTTTAGT GGAGACTTTTCCGAGTGGTGTATTGACGCTTGATCTTGCCTTAGGTGGAGGCCTGCCAAAGGGTCGAGTAGTCGAG ATATATGGACCAGAAAGTAGTGGCAAGACCACACTAGCACTCCATGCAATTGCTGAAGTGCAGAAGCTTGGAGGCAATGCGATGCTTGTTGATGCAGAGCATGCCTTTGATCCATCATACTCTAAAGCACTAGGTGTTGATGTTGAAAACCTTATAGTGTGTCAGCCAGATAATGGCGAGATGGCTTTAGAAA TTGCAGACCGTATGTGTCGTTCTGGTGCAGTTGACCTTATATGTGTTGATTCTGTCTCAGCACTTACTCCACGTGCCGAGATTGAA GGTGAGATTGGGATGCAGCAAATGGGGTTACAAGCTCGTCTTATGAGTCAAGCTCTTCGTAAAATGTCAGGAAACGCCTCTAAAGCTGGTTGTACTCTTATTTTCCTAAACCAAATCAGATACAAG ATTGGTGTGTACTATGGGAATCCAGAGGTGACTAGCGGAGGAATTGCGTTGAAGTTCTTTGCGTCGGTCCGGCTAGAGATTCGTTCTGCAGGGAAGATCAAATCT AGCAAAGGGGATGAAGATATTGGTCTTCGGGCTCGTGTAAGAGTGCAGAAGAGCAAG GTTTCGAGACCGTATAAGCAAGCAGAGTTTGAGATTATGTTCGGGGAAGGAGTCAGTAAACTG GGATGTGTTCTTGATTGTGCTGAGATTATGGAGGTTGTGGTGAAGAAGGGTTCTTGGTACAGCTATGAAGACCAAAG GCTCGGGCAAGGAAGAGAGAAAGCACTGCAGCATTTAAGGGAAAACCCTTCTCTTCAAGACGAGATTGAGAAG AGAGTGAGATTGTTGATGTTAGATGGAGAAGTACATCGATCTAGTCCTTTGTTTAGCAGCAGCAGCTTATCCTCGGTTTCacgtgatgaagaagaagaagaagacgctcTTGACGAGTTCCAATGA
- the LOC125602013 gene encoding zinc finger MYM-type protein 1-like, whose protein sequence is MERYYKPASVSPSDNTLPSNDTDDLPWDPAKRKNIKDYNANQVDEVRRKYLLRGPCQPLGHNFEKRLIGGKMRRFNPAWFGLYGNWLEYSVSEEKAYCLCCYLFRDDAYPGFVRDGFSNWHKPDRLSFHVGELNSSHNNAVKKCDDLMNQGQSIVHAMYKKTNAMKNEYRIRLNASVDVSRYLLRQGLAFRGHREGEDSSNKGNFLELLKYTADHNDIIRKVVLENAPGNNKMVSSEIQKDIVNAFAEEVVKSVIEEIDNGVFGLLVDESADVSDKEQMAVVFRFVDKKGAVKERFVGVVHVKETSSLSLKHAIDELFAKYGLSLKKVRGQGYDGASNMKGEFNGLRSLITKENSSAYYVHCFAHQLQLVVVAVAKKIFEIADFFDMVSMLLNVVGASCKRKDKVRENYRDEINVGIASGDINTGKGQNQEISFQRPGTTRWGSHYKTLLRLVGLFLLLLKFLSISKRKAPMILRDARHMVFSSMLRHLIVCSICI, encoded by the coding sequence ATGGAACGGTACTACAAACCAGCATCAGTTTCACCATCTGATAACACCTTACCATCTAATGATACTGATGATTTGCCGTGGGATCCtgctaaaagaaaaaatatcaagGATTATAATGCAAATCAAGTCGATGAGGTAAGACGCAAGTACCTTCTTAGAGGCCCGTGTCAACCACTTGGTCATAACTTTGAAAAGAGACTCATAGGTGGTAAAATGAGACGATTCAATCCAGCTTGGTTTGGTCTGTATGGTAATTGGCTAGAGTATAGTGTATCAGAGGAAAAAGCTTATTGTTTGTGTTGCTACTTGTTTAGAGATGATGCGTATCCTGGATTTGTGAGGGATGGATTCTCGAATTGGCATAAGCCTGATAGGTTATCTTTCCATGTAGGAGAGCTTAACAGTTCTCACAATAATGCTGTCAAGAAGTGTGATGATTTGATGAATCAAGGTCAATCCATAGTGCATGCTATGTATAAGAAGACTAATGCGATGAAAAATGAGTATCGTATCAGATTAAATGCTTCTGTTGATGTTTCTAGATACTTATTGCGACAAGGATTAGCTTTTCGAGGTcatagagaaggagaagattctTCTAACAAAGGCAACTTTTTAGAACTTCTGAAATACACAGCTGATCACAATGATATTATAAGAAAAGTTGTTTTGGAGAATGCTCCGGGAAATAACAAGATGGTTTCTTCAGAGATTCAAAAGGACATTGTAAACGCTTTTGCAGAAGAAGTGGTGAAATCTGTTATAGAAGAAATTGATAACGGAGTGTTTGGTCTATTAGTAGATGAATCTGCTGATGTGTCTGACAAAGAACAGATGGCTGTTGTTTTTCGATTTGTTGATAAGAAAGGAGCAGTCAAAGAAAGGTTCGTTGGAGTTGTCCATGTGAAAGAGActtcttctttatctttgaAGCATGCTATTGATGAGTTGTTTGCTAAGTATGGACTGAGCTTAAAAAAAGTGAGAGGACAAGGTTATGACGGAGCTAGTAATATGAAAGGAGAGTTCAATGGGTTGCGATCATTGATTACTAAAGAAAACAGCTCTGCATATTATGTTCATTGCTTTGCTCATCAACTTCAGTTGGTTGTAGTGGCTGTTGCGAAAAAGATATTTGAGATTGCTGATTTCTTTGATATGGTTTCTATGTTACTGAATGTGGTTGGAGCTTCTTGCAAACGGAAAGATAAAGTCCGGGAAAATTATCGAGACGAGATAAATGTTGGAATTGCTAGTGGTGACATTAACACTGGGAAAGGACAGAATCAAGAAATTTCTTTTCAAAGGCCTGGAACTACAAGGTGGGGTTCTCATTATAAAACGTTGTTGCGTTTGGTTGGGTTGTTTCTACTATTATTAAAGTTCTTGAGTATATCGAAGAGGAAGGCGCCGATGATTCTAAGAGATGCCAGGCATATGGTCTTCTCAAGTATGCTCAGACATTTGATTGTGTGTTCTATATGCATCTGA